A single region of the Desulfobaccales bacterium genome encodes:
- a CDS encoding phage protein Gp37: MANDLWTTVEEAVLGALEQELTGQVKTLAAYQGDWLDDLTQEYWRFPAVLVQLRQSQGEQVTLGSYDLTLEFTIFVVARGGSPKQRAANGVNLILAGVREALWHQDLGLDLQPFNLIKEEPLLNNQEFSVYAAHYGTAMVQDL; this comes from the coding sequence ATGGCCAACGATCTTTGGACGACGGTGGAAGAAGCGGTGCTGGGAGCCCTGGAGCAGGAACTGACCGGCCAGGTCAAGACCCTGGCCGCCTACCAGGGGGATTGGCTGGACGACCTGACCCAGGAGTACTGGCGTTTTCCTGCAGTTTTGGTGCAGTTGCGCCAGAGCCAGGGGGAGCAGGTCACCCTGGGCTCCTATGACCTCACCCTGGAATTTACCATTTTCGTGGTGGCTCGGGGAGGTTCCCCTAAACAGCGCGCGGCAAACGGAGTCAACCTGATATTGGCAGGGGTGCGAGAAGCCTTGTGGCATCAAGACCTGGGGCTGGACCTGCAACCCTTCAATCTCATCAAGGAAGAGCCGTTATTGAATAACCAGGAATTTTCCGTATACGCCGCCCACTATGGCACTGCCATGGTGCAGGATCTGTGA
- a CDS encoding DUF1320 domain-containing protein: MAYCTEDDLLKMIPEEDLTELTVESGEVPDSIIIADAINKADAEIDSYLGVKYVVPISPTPDQVKALSVDLAIYHLYSRHSIMRPVRQQKYEAAVAFLKQVTAGQAVIMGPGGEPPTVAKELIDSSSAVRCFTRNTLTDW; encoded by the coding sequence ATGGCTTATTGTACCGAAGACGACCTGCTCAAGATGATCCCTGAGGAAGACCTGACCGAATTGACGGTGGAATCAGGCGAAGTCCCTGACAGCATCATCATCGCTGATGCCATCAACAAGGCCGATGCCGAGATCGACTCATACCTGGGGGTTAAATATGTGGTGCCCATCTCCCCCACTCCGGACCAGGTCAAGGCCCTGTCGGTGGACTTGGCGATCTACCACTTGTATTCCCGACACAGCATCATGCGGCCGGTGCGACAGCAAAAGTATGAAGCTGCGGTGGCCTTTTTGAAGCAGGTGACGGCCGGACAGGCAGTGATTATGGGTCCGGGAGGGGAGCCACCCACGGTAGCGAAAGAGCTGATTGACTCTTCCAGCGCGGTCCGGTGCTTTACCCGGAATACCCTGACGGATTGGTAA
- a CDS encoding LamG-like jellyroll fold domain-containing protein, with the protein MGRVQWTRASQFNWVFDNMGGTPLQEAVAGNWNQAVATVQADGRVAITAPNPGGGQVYWIRGVWPVDTLFPYEGFWADPLSGDVTNYYSGGSFANDGDLTTVTLGTALPAGTPVQLYYIYLTGEQSRKYEPLNDYPCIRRAYRARDDYTYDFAVDRMLDLMVLLHLAGRERGQNYGPLIQFLWDAFQAREESRTSPLMHDDFERQQWDRGAHLLYRGATTGAGAFQAFQSELAPSQSGRALHVRATLPTTQDAAWFGYGLDWSLTGNPFKAMDRLTFTVQGNADTCHLHNVTKNGSGSAVLVLLGDYTKQEKRQFAVEIQTTGEVGSATFRWSKDGGVTWVASGLVSGDRQHPVTLEEQLAVAWEGGGGNDLVAGDLWNFWGGEPAIHPRRLLVTLNDADPDDPAPFTPQHTYVHAIPDRFTEATAFDLPFSQFWRVDNIIDDADRLQAMWAPWYSATQAGVTDITVGTREATEVILDETFYTQRYVTWGLSPYVTAFGLWTGLDTSRCTSTGHVNVNFLIKPEVTGVSTLTIRVKVKDARGSYFYRDVPVQVNAWQRVTVNLDEMPLESGVSPLTHPIQVVDLGIPSSPPSNGAISFTDLKFDDHVTFAATTRLKVLEFKMEQQGLTEHEWWLDGVALNLSAVDPYPYAPRLAISLTAHGQNPWRGPTLVHYVQPLAPHLVGAPALTQTYLQVHEDAQAEYTRRYGGAPGPIMPVHTRNDVENIALCGGEDFLQFSWWPRYRDFGKVAGMWHFNAGLIDASGKDHNLTWSADNPTYTVGICQPGNTALSFDGSGQHAYLDPDADFQLEDRDFTMEAVVKFNSLGTTMSVMALWDQANNQRSWRFYKSDNDLIYLSYSTDGVNCFDIPLAGAITDSNYHHLVVTRTGNLLDLYLDGNHSGQADIGTPSFYSSI; encoded by the coding sequence ATGGGACGCGTGCAATGGACCCGGGCCTCACAGTTTAATTGGGTCTTCGACAATATGGGAGGGACCCCGCTTCAGGAGGCGGTGGCCGGCAACTGGAATCAAGCCGTGGCCACGGTCCAGGCGGATGGCCGGGTGGCGATCACCGCTCCCAACCCCGGGGGCGGCCAGGTTTACTGGATACGGGGGGTCTGGCCGGTGGATACCCTGTTTCCTTATGAGGGGTTCTGGGCCGACCCCTTGAGCGGGGACGTCACCAACTATTACAGCGGCGGCTCTTTTGCCAATGATGGAGACCTGACCACGGTCACCCTGGGGACGGCGCTGCCGGCCGGAACCCCGGTGCAGCTTTATTACATCTATTTGACCGGGGAGCAATCGCGCAAATATGAACCGCTGAATGATTACCCGTGCATTCGCCGGGCCTACCGGGCCCGGGACGATTACACCTACGATTTCGCGGTGGACCGGATGCTGGACCTGATGGTCTTGCTGCACCTGGCGGGAAGAGAGCGAGGGCAGAATTATGGCCCGTTGATCCAGTTCCTCTGGGATGCCTTTCAGGCTCGGGAGGAGTCCCGCACTTCCCCTCTGATGCATGATGACTTTGAACGGCAGCAGTGGGACCGGGGCGCACACTTACTCTATCGCGGCGCCACCACCGGGGCGGGCGCCTTTCAGGCCTTTCAAAGCGAGCTGGCTCCGAGCCAAAGCGGACGGGCGCTCCATGTCCGGGCAACGCTGCCCACCACGCAGGACGCAGCCTGGTTTGGCTATGGCCTGGATTGGTCTCTGACCGGCAATCCTTTCAAGGCCATGGACCGTCTCACTTTTACCGTACAGGGCAACGCCGACACCTGCCACCTGCATAATGTCACAAAAAATGGCAGCGGCAGCGCCGTTCTGGTGCTCCTGGGAGACTACACCAAGCAGGAGAAGCGGCAATTTGCGGTGGAGATCCAGACTACGGGAGAGGTGGGCTCGGCTACTTTCCGTTGGTCCAAGGACGGCGGGGTCACCTGGGTTGCCAGCGGCTTGGTAAGTGGCGACCGGCAGCACCCGGTAACGCTGGAAGAACAACTTGCCGTGGCTTGGGAGGGCGGAGGGGGCAACGACCTGGTAGCCGGAGACCTCTGGAATTTCTGGGGGGGCGAGCCCGCCATTCATCCCCGGCGCCTGTTGGTGACGCTGAACGATGCCGACCCGGATGATCCGGCCCCTTTCACCCCCCAACATACCTATGTCCATGCCATTCCGGACCGCTTTACCGAGGCGACCGCCTTTGACCTGCCGTTCAGCCAGTTCTGGCGCGTCGACAATATCATCGATGACGCCGACCGGCTCCAGGCCATGTGGGCGCCCTGGTACTCCGCCACCCAGGCGGGGGTTACCGACATCACCGTGGGGACCCGGGAAGCAACCGAGGTAATCCTGGATGAGACCTTTTATACCCAGCGGTACGTCACCTGGGGCCTGTCTCCCTATGTTACCGCGTTTGGGCTGTGGACCGGCCTCGATACCTCACGTTGCACTTCTACCGGCCATGTGAACGTCAACTTTCTCATCAAACCGGAAGTGACGGGAGTCAGCACCCTCACCATCCGGGTCAAAGTTAAGGATGCTCGGGGGAGCTATTTTTATCGGGATGTTCCAGTCCAGGTCAACGCCTGGCAACGGGTGACCGTGAATCTGGACGAGATGCCGCTGGAGTCGGGGGTTAGCCCCCTCACCCATCCCATCCAGGTTGTGGACCTCGGCATCCCCTCCTCTCCCCCTAGTAATGGGGCGATTTCCTTTACCGACCTCAAGTTCGATGACCACGTGACCTTCGCCGCGACAACGCGCCTCAAGGTGCTGGAATTCAAAATGGAGCAGCAGGGCCTGACGGAGCACGAATGGTGGCTGGATGGCGTGGCCCTCAACCTGAGCGCGGTGGACCCTTACCCCTATGCCCCCCGGCTGGCCATCTCTCTGACTGCTCATGGGCAGAACCCCTGGCGGGGACCGACCCTGGTGCATTACGTCCAACCCCTGGCCCCTCATTTGGTGGGAGCGCCGGCTCTGACCCAAACCTATCTCCAGGTTCACGAAGACGCCCAAGCAGAATATACCCGGCGTTACGGCGGGGCGCCGGGCCCCATTATGCCGGTCCACACCCGCAATGACGTGGAAAACATCGCCCTGTGTGGCGGGGAAGATTTTCTCCAGTTTTCCTGGTGGCCGCGCTACCGGGATTTCGGCAAAGTGGCAGGCATGTGGCATTTCAATGCAGGCCTTATAGACGCCTCCGGAAAAGACCATAATCTCACGTGGTCTGCCGACAACCCCACCTATACCGTTGGTATCTGCCAGCCAGGGAACACTGCCCTGAGCTTTGACGGCAGCGGCCAGCACGCATATCTCGATCCAGACGCTGATTTTCAACTGGAAGATCGTGATTTCACCATGGAGGCAGTAGTCAAGTTCAATAGTCTGGGTACCACGATGAGTGTCATGGCCCTTTGGGATCAAGCCAACAATCAACGAAGCTGGCGCTTCTATAAATCAGATAACGATCTGATCTATCTAAGCTATTCCACTGACGGAGTAAACTGCTTTGATATCCCTTTAGCCGGCGCCATAACCGACAGTAATTATCACCACCTCGTCGTCACCCGAACCGGGAATCTCTTGGACCTTTACCTTGACGGCAACCATTCAGGACAGGCCGACATTGGCACGCCCAGTTTTTATAGCAGCATTTAA
- a CDS encoding Mu-like prophage major head subunit gpT family protein, which translates to MIVNVESLARLYTGFTAVFNTAFQDTQTWYEQVAMTVPATTRIMDYKFLLDFPMVREWIGDRQISSLEPKAFQVETKDWEATIEVDRNDIEDDQLGFYNPIVAALAQEARKHPEKLIGDLLNGAFATPCYDGQNFFSAAHPVGEGTASNFTDGGSTPWFLLDTSRAVKPFIFQLRREVQLVRMDRSDDEHAFMRKKLRYGVDYRGAAAYGLWQLAYARKDDLSATTYAAARAAMMSVKNADGRPLGIRPSLLVVPPSLEESAREILQAQFIVGDAVNGGYKTNIWQGTAELLVVPELG; encoded by the coding sequence ATGATTGTCAACGTAGAGAGCTTAGCGCGACTGTACACGGGGTTCACCGCCGTGTTCAACACCGCCTTCCAGGATACCCAGACCTGGTACGAACAGGTGGCCATGACGGTGCCGGCCACTACCCGGATTATGGATTACAAGTTCCTCCTGGATTTCCCGATGGTCCGGGAGTGGATCGGGGATCGGCAGATCAGTTCGCTGGAACCCAAGGCCTTTCAGGTGGAAACCAAGGATTGGGAAGCCACCATCGAGGTGGACCGGAATGACATCGAAGACGACCAGTTGGGATTTTACAATCCCATCGTGGCGGCCCTGGCCCAGGAAGCCCGGAAGCACCCGGAGAAATTGATCGGGGACTTGCTGAATGGGGCTTTTGCCACACCGTGTTATGACGGCCAGAACTTTTTCTCCGCGGCTCATCCCGTGGGGGAGGGGACCGCGTCCAACTTCACCGACGGAGGCAGCACCCCGTGGTTCCTCCTGGACACCAGCCGGGCCGTCAAGCCGTTTATCTTTCAGTTGCGGCGGGAAGTCCAACTGGTGCGCATGGACAGGTCAGATGACGAACACGCCTTCATGCGGAAGAAATTGCGCTACGGCGTGGACTACCGGGGCGCGGCGGCTTATGGCCTGTGGCAGCTCGCCTATGCCAGGAAGGATGATCTCTCTGCCACCACGTACGCTGCAGCCCGAGCCGCCATGATGTCGGTGAAGAATGCCGACGGCCGGCCCCTGGGGATCAGGCCTAGCTTACTCGTGGTGCCCCCTTCCCTGGAGGAGTCGGCCCGGGAGATTTTGCAGGCGCAGTTTATCGTTGGCGACGCGGTCAACGGCGGCTACAAAACCAATATCTGGCAGGGGACAGCGGAACTCCTGGTGGTGCCGGAATTGGGTTAA